A single genomic interval of Adhaeribacter pallidiroseus harbors:
- a CDS encoding glycosyltransferase family 2 protein: MIPIFNFDVTALVQKLLDQCQQAAISFEIICLDDASNDFFKKSNRKLKFLKNIIYEELPTNISRAAIRNKLAMRAKYSYLLFLDNDSCLVTEQFIINYLQAADLFSVFIGGTEYPSWAPETTYRLHWHYGRHREQRPAAIRQQQPYKKLQVNNLFVSRTLYLANPLPEVVQTYGHEDTLWGLYLEKANIPVQHLNNPVLHVGLEPVTSFLVKTEQAIVNMVDLQNTNNSSFSSSLYWVYKILKKCRLLGAFTWFFKKIKPFLLIQLQSGRPHLFLFDVYKLGLLAHVIQKKNKSF, from the coding sequence TTGATTCCCATATTCAATTTTGATGTTACGGCCTTAGTACAAAAGCTACTGGATCAATGCCAGCAAGCCGCTATTTCCTTCGAAATAATTTGCCTGGATGATGCATCAAACGATTTTTTTAAAAAATCGAACCGGAAATTAAAATTTTTAAAAAATATAATTTACGAAGAACTGCCCACCAATATTAGCCGCGCGGCTATCCGGAATAAACTGGCTATGCGGGCTAAATATTCTTACCTGCTTTTTCTGGATAACGACTCCTGCTTAGTGACGGAGCAGTTTATTATAAATTACTTACAAGCCGCAGATCTTTTTTCTGTTTTTATCGGTGGTACCGAGTACCCGTCCTGGGCGCCCGAAACAACGTACCGTTTGCATTGGCACTACGGCCGGCATCGGGAACAACGGCCAGCCGCGATCCGGCAACAGCAGCCTTATAAAAAATTACAAGTAAATAATCTCTTTGTCAGCCGAACTTTGTACCTGGCCAACCCGCTGCCCGAAGTTGTGCAAACCTACGGGCACGAAGATACCCTGTGGGGTTTATACCTCGAAAAAGCCAACATACCGGTGCAGCACCTAAATAATCCGGTACTGCACGTTGGCCTGGAACCCGTAACTTCCTTTTTAGTTAAAACCGAACAAGCCATTGTTAATATGGTGGATCTTCAAAATACGAACAACAGCAGCTTCTCTTCTTCGCTGTATTGGGTTTATAAAATTTTAAAAAAATGCCGTTTACTGGGGGCGTTTACCTGGTTTTTTAAAAAAATCAAACCTTTCCTACTGATTCAATTACAAAGTGGTCGTCCCCATTTATTTCTATTCGACGTTTACAAATTAGGATTGTTGGCGCATGTTATTCAAAAAAAGAATAAGAGTTTTTAA